A single genomic interval of Penaeus chinensis breed Huanghai No. 1 chromosome 23, ASM1920278v2, whole genome shotgun sequence harbors:
- the LOC125037640 gene encoding probable methyltransferase-like protein 24 — MPYTSAKYTGQQGKNASQRIEECDVKPLRDISYFFGYFQQDLYPCENKENVGGAELTRLFGLIKFRDGDKWVCTDEGVGPTSRDCLVYSFGINYEWSFDDAMAERGCKVFAFDPTMESRDHQRSENVMFLRLGISNITGEQVIGKVIRKVARLPDIMARLGHAGHQIDYLKIDIEGMEVEVLQDLLLEDPAILASVRQIGMEIHPGIYGDEDVTQPNNLFAKFWRIFQLLDCLGFRLIHWNRNTYKRNHYIWKGRKEATCYEVVYVRIVDASGMSLEGEGMFFVAMKWHLERTTSSIRSFVYWQEVDNLESVKYLQEYELLALEQEKDNHDEDGLIEVQGTRK; from the exons ATGCCCTACACTTCTGCTAAGTATACTGGGCAGCAAG GTAAGAACGCCAGTCAGAGAATTGAAGAATGTGATGTAAAACCACTACGtgatatttcatatttcttcggTTATTTTCAACAGGATCTTTATCCCTGTGAAAATAAG GAGAACGTGGGCGGCGCCGAATTGACGAGACTCTTCGGCCTCATCAAATTTCGCGACGGGGACAAGTGGGTGTGCACTGACGAAGGTGTGGGTCCTACTTCGCGCGACTGCCTCGTTTACTCCTTCGGGATAAACTACGAGTGGTCCTTTGATGATGCCATGGCTGAGAGAGGGTGCAAG GTTTTCGCCTTCGACCCAACCATGGAGAGTCGAGATCATCAGCGCTCCGAAAATGTGATGTTTCTGAGGCTGGGCATTAGTAACATCACCGGGGAACAGGTCATCGGGAAGGTTATAAGAAAG GTCGCCCGCCTCCCCGACATCATGGCTCGCCTGGGCCACGCCGGACACCAGATCGACTACCTCAAGATTGACATCGAGGGAATGGAGGTCGAAGTCCTGCAGGATCTCTTGCTGGAGGATCCTGCCATCCTTGCCTCCGTCAGGCAGATTGGGATGGAGATTCATCCGGGGATTTATGGAG ACGAAGACGTGACGCAACCAAACAATCTCTTCGCTAAGTTTTGGAGAATATTCCAGCTCCTGGATTGCCTGGGATTCCGCCTCATTCACTGGAATAGGAATACATACAAGAGGAATCACTACAtctggaagggaaggaaagaggctaCCTGTTACGAGGTCGTTTACGTAAGGATTGTGGACGCATCGGGGATGtcgttggagggagaggg CATGTTCTTCGTAGCAATGAAGTGGCATTTAGAAAGAACAACATCCAGTATTCGTTCTTTCGTGTACTGGCAGGAAGTAGACAACTTAGAGTCAGTGAAA TACCTTCAGGAATATGAACTACTGGCTTTGGAG CAAGAGAAGGATAACCACGACGAAGACGGTCTCATCGAAGTTCAAGGCACAAGGAAATAA